The following are from one region of the Amia ocellicauda isolate fAmiCal2 chromosome 1, fAmiCal2.hap1, whole genome shotgun sequence genome:
- the ube3d gene encoding E3 ubiquitin-protein ligase E3D isoform X3, translated as MKYIHKMDETEKQVGVFLELRKRLQSGHLVLSPDLAKSASEVDVSCGPSCLQIKTPGSLVDVQLPVGVSVVADSCREVPGAARDGLHMRLQLNSDHVTEVVPSLIESLKAQKSYWFACQSCGESVLMERVFLRVLPLPGGNWNTLVDDWCCHPDPFANRKLLPRKEDCLLGDTFILLNWDCESSETMTKEPKTTDTLISQDKDLKQKSKQNDKVICKSCGALLGEAISPDTLKLYITEVTVRLCEENENPSVHNRSLYVENVIAARLVELSTTQSTFRFSVQDPSGKAYILLWLLNTDTLLVSSMETSICSSALISSQDSSCTEHKSQEASSVIKVLYLPCLKSQHQDCGSGGDELELLSLASRLRWAI; from the exons atgaaatacatacataaaatggaTGAAACCGAGAAGCAAGTTGGTGTGTTTTTGGAGCTCAGGAAGAGATTACAGAGCGGACATTTAGTTTTGAG CCCTGACCTTGCCAAAAGTGCATCGGAGGTGGATGTCTCATGTGGTCCATCATGCTTGCAAATTAAGACTCCTGGCAGCTTGGTGGATGTACAGCTTCCAGTAGGTGTCTCCGTCGTTGCGGACTCCTGCAGGGAAGTGCCTGGTGCAGCACGGGATGGGCTGCATATGAGGCTGCAACTCAATAGTGATCATGTCACAG aagTGGTTCCAAGTCTGATTGAAAGTTTGAAAGCCCAGAAGAGTTATTGGTTTGCCTGCCAGTCATGTGGGGAAAGTGTCTTAATGGAGCG GGTGTTCCTCAGAGTGCTTCCATTGCCAGGTGGAAACTGGAATACACTGGTGGATGACTGGTGCTGCCATCCTGACCCATTTGCCAACAGGAAGCTGCTTCCCAGGAAGGAGGACTGCCTACTGGGGGACACCTTTATCCTGTTGAACTGGGACTGTGAGAGTAGCGAGACAATGACAAAGGAACCGAAGACCACTGACACACTCATCAGCCAAGACAAAGACTTAAAACAA AAATCCAAGCAGAATGACAAAGTGATCTGCAAGAGTTGTGGAGCATTACTTGGAGAAGCAATATCACCAG ACACTTTGAAGCTTTACATAACTGAGGTGACTGTGAGGTTATGTGAGGAAAATGAAAATCCCAGTGTCCATAACAG GTCTCTATATGTGGAAAATGTAATTGCAGCCAGACTTGTGGAATTGTCTACTACACAGAGTACATTTCGATTTTCAGTCCAAGATCCCAGTGGAAAAGCATATATTTTG CTCTGGCTtttaaacactgacacactcctcGTTTCCTCCATGGAGACATCCATCTGTAGTAGTGCCTTAATTTCATCCCAAGACAGTTCCTGCACTGAACATAAATCACAGGAAGCCAGCAGTGTCATTAAAGTTCTGTACCTTCCTTGTTTAAAAAGCCAACACCAAGA